A single Penaeus chinensis breed Huanghai No. 1 chromosome 7, ASM1920278v2, whole genome shotgun sequence DNA region contains:
- the LOC125027004 gene encoding keratin-associated protein 10-5-like — protein sequence MSHPPCAVSSALCCVIRLIQCHPPCTVSSALCCVPRLVLCHPPCTVSSALCCVILLVLCHPPCTVSSSLCCVIRLVLCHPPCAVSSALYCVIRLVLCHPPCAVSSALSCVILLDLCHPPCPVSSALCCVIRLVLCHPPCAVSSALSCVIRLVLCHPPCTVSSALYCVIRLVLCHPPCTVSSALYCVIRLIQCHTPCTVSSALCCVPRLVLCHPPYTVSYALYCVIRFVLCHPP from the coding sequence ATGTCTCATCCGCCTTGTGCTGTGTCATCCGCCTTGTGCTGTGTCATCCGCCTTATACAGTGTCATCCGCCTTGTACTGTGTCATCCGCTTTGTGCTGTGTCCCGCGCCTTGTGCTGTGTCATCCGCCTTGTACTGTGTCATCCGCTTTGTGCTGTGTCATCCTCCTTGTACTGTGTCATCCGCCTTGTACTGTGTCATCCTCCTTGTGCTGTGTCATCCGCCTTGTCCTGTGTCATCCGCCTTGTGCTGTGTCATCCGCCTTGTACTGTGTCATCCGCCTTGTACTGTGTCATCCGCCTTGTGCTGTGTCATCCGCCTTGTCCTGTGTCATCCTCCTTGATCTGTGTCATCCGCCTTGTCCTGTGTCATCCGCCTTGTGCTGTGTCATCCGCCTTGTACTGTGTCATCCTCCTTGTGCTGTGTCATCCGCCTTGTCCTGTGTCATCCGCCTTGTGCTGTGTCATCCGCCTTGTACTGTGTCATCCGCCTTGTACTGTGTCATCCGCCTTGTGCTGTGTCATCCGCCTTGTACTGTGTCATCCGCCTTGTACTGTGTCATCCGCCTTATACAGTGTCATACGCCTTGTACTGTGTCATCCGCTTTGTGCTGTGTCCCGCGCCTTGTGCTGTGTCATCCGCCTTATACAGTGTCATACGCCTTGTACTGTGTCATCCGCTTTGTGCTGTGTCATCCACCTTGA